In the genome of Centropristis striata isolate RG_2023a ecotype Rhode Island chromosome 6, C.striata_1.0, whole genome shotgun sequence, the window attttattttttattttactataatttcTACATTCTCATCAACACTCTTTTAAATGCTGTTAAAATCCAGGATcatcaataaatcagaatataaaAGTGACCACATGTTCATAAATGGGCATTAAACGTAAAATAATCttactttaataaataatatataaactgaGTAACACCATGGGAATAACAGAGTtcttaaaaagaataaaaacagttgcatAGGGCAAGATTTAAGATCACAGGGACCtgaaactgaaatgtttttaacttctctgttgtttttgtctctgcagGTTATTTGTTGACATGGAGGTGAAATGCATTCTGGGCCTTGTGGTCCTGGTGGCCGTCTCAGTCTGGGCTGAGGAGGAGGTGAGTTTCTGCTCCGAATGAACAAATTATTTGTtctattgggttttttttcagtaataattatttaattaattattgatcCATCTaattatttagtttagttttgtcTTGTCCTTACTTGAGCTATATTCATatcaattatttttcattatttataatattttatgtatttggtCTTGTCTTTACTTGAACTTAatttatgtatgtatctatcttctaaaaaaaaaaaaagtttctttttattctggtttagtCTGATCTTGACTTTTGcttagatatttatttatacatttatttatacatttatttatataattgttcattttattgcaatattatttatctgttaatgcttttaattttttatatacctgtctatttattcatgtatttaaatgttttattccttgttatatttgatataaaatattcacaatctgtgctataaataaaaaaagtatttatagtataaaatacttaatttAGAGTACTAACTTTTAATActtgataaaatgtaaaatataaagagTATAAAATAAGACCTGAAAGTAGCTGAATATTCCACAGAAGTACGGGACTTGAGTctaaatttgtttttctgtctccctTTTTATCATGAATTATAATTCCTGGAAAACTCCTTATCctgtaagtcttttttttacccAAATAAAAAATCCTGAATGTTATTGTTTGGTAATAactgatttaataaaaataaaaacttaatttcCCACAGGTCCCTTTAAGGCTTTGACTACTTCAGAGCGGATTGAGAGAGTTAACAGGGACGCTGGTGAgtatttttattacgtttttaTTTTTCGCTCTGGTTCCTCCTGCAGCCAGTCACTAAACCACAGTCATGATTTAAGAAAAACTGAGGAAATAAGTCCTAAAAAGTATCcaaattgtttatatatatggaTTTCTCATATCTTATTTGTTTACTAACTCAACTATGTTGACTTTGTTTTATTCCAACAACAACTTTTGTTCTAAATTCTGCTTTCTGGAATAAAAATCTAGTGgggaaaaatgattaaatctttaatttaatttaatttaatttaatttaatttaatttaatttaatttaatttaatttaatttaatttagtagTTATTATTTCATggtaattgtttatttatttatttttagttaaattaaataatattttattttatctaatcctaattatttttgaaaatcatattattttatttttgtatttatattttaattatatatttttcactatttgtttctttaaatatatactcattttatttatttatttatttattattgtatttatcgTCTTAGAAGTTGTGTAATTGCAATATATAGTGTTTAAAAATTTGTATTAAGCCATATTTGTTCACTCCCCACTACAGAGGACTTTAgctttttgcaaaaaaacacaaatcgtCACGTGAATAAGTGAAAATGTTTCTTGTATCACTCTCCCTGTGTGCTGCAGTGCGCTCTCCTGACGAGCCGTACATTGAGGACGATGTTGCGATGCAGTCTGAGTCCGAGAGGAACGCGGATCCCTGCACCTCCTACGGCTGCATGTGGCCAAAGTCCGCCGACGGGAAGGTCTACGTGCCCTACGTCATCTCCAGAGTGTACTGTGAGTTCAAGTCAGacgtccatttttaaaactcatcttaaaacctatttttactcttggctttcaaccacgcatgaggctcttgttttagtgttttatggtttgtttttacCTATTGttttttagattgttttttatttttaaagcaatgaaactatttattttagtgtttatttcctgttttattaattttattgttcttgtttgcttgtttatgtacagcactttgttgcggctgtggttatttttaaagtgctttacgagtaaagttgagttgagttgagttgagttgagttgagttgagctataattaaattgtttatttattattattattattattattattattattattatcattcatttacttattatttatggagatgaaaaagcaacttatatttatatatttgtcaatgtcattatttataatttcaccttttttgtcttgtctttacttgagatttattaatatattcatctatcttatttataatattttgttttttgtcttgtctttACTTGAGCtttgattatatttttatctgtcttattatttataatatcttatttatttatttatttatctaattttaattttataatttatttttcaggggttttattcataatattaccttcttggtcttgtctttacttaatttgtgtatttatttatttatgttattatttattacagtatctTTCTACTTgacatttgatatttttttatttaataaatctaattgtaattttattttatttacctttctatttattctatgtatttaaatctgttttattcCTTGGTATATATAATCTAAAACAGTCACTATATGTGCTATAAAGAAAAAGTATTAAGAGtataaaatactatatataatctacaaaatattaaacattatttacatatttatctaTGTAATTAtctgatatatattatattctttCCAACTTTCTTCAGTAACTGCTAgcttataaaatacaataaaatagacttATTTTGGTAAACTTAATAAGCAAAAGTCCTTGTTATGGAGTATTTTTACATGAATCATTCAATCAATCAGATTTTATTTCAACAGCACttttaacacaaataaaatgtacacaaagcaaaaaaatacctgaactacaaataataataaaaacacacacagcattttATGAAAAACCTTAAAACTTCACACAGTTGTACCTCCAGGTTGATGTAAAACCCTGACGTTTTTTAACtgttgttggttgtttttcAGCCCCTCGTGAGGTGTCCATCATCAAGCGTGGCCTGAATTCCTTCCACGATGTCTCTTGTATCCGCTTCGTCCAGCGCAGCAGCAGCCAGAGAGAATACCTGAACATCCAGTCCCTGAATGGGTGAGCAGGTCAATCATAGTGTCTCATTAGATCAGATAGTTTGGcaggaaacaaatgaaatacGTTGTCATAGAATATTTGATTGATTGTCCAGTATGTTTACAACTTGTTAGATGAATTTatgcacaaaatatcatcataatGTGGATAAAAAGTGTGATCTattcatccattttcttccatttatctggggccgggtcgtgggGTCAGCAGGACAGACGAGATTATATAATCTCTCcagtgtgttctgggtcttcctccTTACCAGTTCCTTCTGCAAATAAAACCTTGTTTATTATCCAGCAGGCAGGGTTGCCTTTAGTAGTTTtataattgagtgtgcttgtaagAGTACACTATATACTATCCACCAGGATTCTTCCTAATAATCTTCCATTTCTTTGTGTTCGGTGGACTACTCCTCCCGGAGTTTTGGTTGTACATACAccaaaaaggtatcaaatcgaccggctcagccatgacaagtgtgttatgacttttctaagggttttaacaaacggttttcaaattattctgcaaaaacatgccaaaaaattCCCCGCAATGTTACCTTATGGAGAGACTAGAGTGGATGACACAATCTCTAgagtgggagagaaaaaattgccaaaaaataaatttggaaactgcgctcaaggcagcagatgccactctacagaacaatttatacatagaaatgtaggaaaattctccttctcactcacattggtctgctaaagatgtcagagttttagtttgggcgtaggacgcacagatgtaTGAGGGGCCGTATTGGCCATAATTCAGAattaccattcacacacacttataaaacaaaacacattcacacactatagtaaaaacctcacacacatacaagtgAAATGCGTTCACAAACACTACTGAAATGTTatgctgtctcacacacactactgaaaagcttttatacacacaactgaaatgcttttatacatacaactaaaaggttgtgctctcacacacactactgaaatgcttttatatatacaagtgaaatgctttcatacatacaactgaaatgctttcatACATACAAGTGAAATACTTTCATACATACAAGTGAAATGCTTTCATACATACATGTGAAATATTTTCATACATACATGTGAAATGCTTTCATACATACAACTGAAATgttgtgctctcacacacattgAAATGCTCTCATAAATAATACTGAGATTTCAATGTAACCGGAAGGCATTTCAGTGTAAAAGGAAGGCAGCTCAGAAGAGGAAGTGGAACGGCTTTGGAGCGCACATGTCGTCCCGGGAGCTCTCCGGTAATTTAACAGAAGCTGCTGCTTTACTGAACAACATTTTGGCATCGGCAGAGACAATTCGAACATTGTCTAATGCAACAACCGGGCAACAGTCACAGGTTGCCTCAGGTGCCGACACGGTGGAGAGTCGACTGGTGTCGCTTTTTCCATCTCGCGACCGCAGCAGCCGCAACAACCAGCCACAGCCAGCTGCTGGTCCGGTCTGGACTTCCGTGCCGGTATAAAGCTCAGCAGAGCTTCGGCACATGGACATCGTGCACAAGGAGAAGAAGGTGAGATGGATATTTACCCAGTGTATTACTATTCTAACTATGTTGCTGCTATAAGCGCCTGAGAAGACGAtagacatgttttgttttgtttttcttgccgACGTTAAAACACATTAGGGTCACCATTTCATGCCCATTCCGGGTTAAAGGAGATCTTTCGTTTggcattttcagactttcagtcactgagagcttgattgacagcctgGTGGTAGCAACTGGCTTGAGCAGGTGTTACGCgaatcaacacatggctaatttgaatattcaaatgagccatgtgttgattcgCCATAACACGCGCTCAAGCCAGTTGCTACCACCAGTGTGTTAACGTcggcaagaaaaacaaaacaaaacatgtctaTCGTCTTCTCAGGCGCTTATAGCAGCAACATAGTTTGAATAGTAATTGTTGTTGCGGCTGCTGTGGTTGCGAGATGGAAAAAGCGACACCAGTCGTCTCTCCACCGTGTCGGCACCTGAGGCAACCTGTGACTGTTGCCCGGTTGTTGCATTAAACAATGTTCGAATTGTCTCTGCCGATGCCAAAATGTTGTTCAGTAAAGCAGCAGCTTCTGTTAAATTACCGGAGAGCTCCCAGGACGACATGTGCGCTCCAAAGCCGTTCCACTTCCTCTTCTGAGCCGCCTTCCTTTTACACTGAAACACCTTCCGGTTACACTGAAATGCCTTCCAGGTACACTGAAATCTCAGTAGTATTTATGAGAGTGTTTCAataatgtgtgtgagagcacaacatttcagttgtatgtataaaagcatttcacatgtatgtatgaaagcatttcacttgtatgtataaaagcatttcacttgtatgtatgaaagcatttcacatgtatgtatgaaagcatttcacttgtatgtatgaaagcatttcacttgtatgtatgaaagcatttcacatgtatgtatgaaagcatttcatatgtatgtatgaaagcatttcacttgtatgtataaaagcatttcactagtgtgtgtgagagcacagccttttagttgtatgtataaaagcatttcagttgtgtgtatgaaagcatttcacttgtatgtataaaagcatttcactagtgtgtgtgagagcacagccttttagttgtatgtataaaagcatttcagttgtgtgtatgaaAGCTTTTCAGTAGTATGTGTGAGAGCATTTCACTAGTGTCTGTGACAGcatttcactagtgtgtgtgagagcatttcactagtgtgtgtgagtgcatttcactagtgtgtgagagcatttcactagtgtgtgtgacagcatttcactagtgtgtgtgagagcatttcacttgtgtgtgtgtgagagcatttcactagtgtgtgtgtgagagcatttcactagtgtgtgtgagagcacaacattttagttgtatgtataaaagcatttcagttgtgtgtatgaaagcttttcagtagtgtgtgtgagacagcatAACATTTCAGTTGTGTTAGTGAACGCATTTcacttgtatgtgtgtgaggtttttactatagtgtgtgaatgtgttttgttttatatgtgtgtgtgaatggtaatTCTGAATTATGGCCAATACGGCCCCTCatacagatgcgccaccaacacgcacccacagcctcatagaccgccatgttaaaaaggcgggaacatttctggaggaaagcagaggtaccaatTTCTTCTGAttgctctaaaaaaacaatttcttcatttttctccaccaaacacatatgtagacgttcggGAAGAACtaaggatgctcaaagtgaagtctgtTCAATGATAGGGACtacggtttggccaaaaatACTTTCAGTTCAAGTTGAACTTTTAGctgttgttctctctctctctcagtggtgtcaaatgtcacagaagcagctgtggttgattgctctgctctgattggtagTCAGCACCTGGTCCTGGTTGCTGTTGATGTATTAGCCTGTTTGCTATAACGAAACATGTATAAATGCACTGTGATCTGTCCTGAATCGTCGCAGGTGCTACTCCTACATTGGTCGTCTCAGCAATGGTCAGAATCTGTCCCTGGCACGTAATGGCTGCGTCTACCACAACACGGTCCAGCACGAGGTCCTCCACGCTCTCGGCTTCCACCACGAGCAGAAACGCTCCGACCGCGACCAGTACATCCGCATCGTGCTGGAGAACGTCACCCCTGGTGGGTACTTCAGGGGAAATACACTTGTTTGTTTTGAGTCAGGTGACAGCGACAGCCAAATGGATGCTAGGCGGgtttaaaagtatattttcttttgagaaaattaccaaaaatacacagtttatcttaaaagaaactgtaaaaacaggcattaatagTCAGAATTTAAACTTCCGACAGTCtttgaacggatcataggttacaaacatttctgttagaaaaagtaaataaggggcgtcccggtggctcacactggtagagcgcgtatcattaaggctgagtccttcctgcagcggacccgggttcgaatctggcctgaggtccctttgccacaTGCGAAATgccaagcaaaaatgccaaaaaaaataatctttaaagacaaagtaaacaaaatgaagcttaaaatgttggtATTTCTGtcaaatctctttattctacatgtgtcatttaaaataaagcgtttgcattaacagatcctgttaaaacattaaattcctcagagacactgtgaagacatgattgattctgctgagaccaatggtcacgtgacaaatattcactgagaatctgtttacacagagctgagaggagaggacagcagaggctggaaacatgacaatacttcaatatgtagaatTTGTGGAGACCCCATtttttcatgacacttgtgggcacttggaaaaatgttgtaCAGTGTATatgatttccattttatt includes:
- the LOC131973620 gene encoding hatching enzyme 1.2-like encodes the protein MEVKCILGLVVLVAVSVWAEEEALTTSERIERVNRDAVRSPDEPYIEDDVAMQSESERNADPCTSYGCMWPKSADGKVYVPYVISRVYSPREVSIIKRGLNSFHDVSCIRFVQRSSSQREYLNIQSLNGCYSYIGRLSNGQNLSLARNGCVYHNTVQHEVLHALGFHHEQKRSDRDQYIRIVLENVTPGMEHNFDKVNTLNQGTTYDYGSVMHYHEYAFSKNNQPTLVAIPDSSVQFGVASEMSQKDIIRLNKLYGC